Proteins encoded in a region of the Zea mays cultivar B73 chromosome 4, Zm-B73-REFERENCE-NAM-5.0, whole genome shotgun sequence genome:
- the LOC100272790 gene encoding Fatty acyl-CoA reductase 3: MLYVLNDFDDACMAMAITCRYDVSLDVNVLGVKHLCMFAKQCARLRMLMHVSTAFVSGFREGLILEKPIKPGESLREGTYLDVDAELRLVKEVKKSLAANGDGDGDSTERKAMKELGLRRARHFGWSNTYVFTKAMGEAVLGQQLRGGDVPVAVMRPSIITSVRRDPLPGWMQGTRTIDSIIIGYAKQNLSCFLADLRLVMDVIPGDMVVNAMMAAVVAHSEAFAPPLPQVVVYHATSSLRNPATYDVLYQSGRRHFYENPRVGKDGRVIPTREMYFFTSIARFHLYMTLIYKVPLEILHLVNLLLCGLLSRLYNDLNRKYKFVMHLVDVYGPFAFFKGCFDDINLERLRLAMAMKTPEDQMFNFDPKTIDWDDYFTRIHIPGILKYVCK, translated from the exons ATGTTGTATGTTTTGAACGACTTCGACGATGCATGCATGGCTATGGCTATTACTTGCAGATACGATGTTTCGCTGGACGTGAACGTGCTGGGAGTGAAGCACCTGTGCATGTTCGCCAAGCAGTGCGCGAGGCTCAGGATGCTCATGCACGTCTCCACTGCCTTCGTCTCGGGCTTCAGGGAGGGCCTCATCCTGGAGAAGCCCATCAAGCCCGGCGAGTCGCTGCGGGAGGGCACGTACCTGGACGTGGACGCGGAGCTGCGCCTCGTCAAGGAGGTGAAGAAGTCGCTGGCGGCGAACGGCGATGGCGACGGCGACAGCACGGAGCGGAAGGCCATGAAGGAGCTGGGCCTCCGGCGGGCGCGGCACTTCGGGTGGTCCAACACGTACGTGTTCACCAAGGCCATGGGGGAGGCCGTGCTGGGCCAGCAGCTCCGGGGCGGCGACGTCCCCGTGGCGGTGATGCGGCCCAGCATCATCACCAGCGTCCGGCGCGACCCGCTGCCCGGGTGGATGCAGGGCACCCGCACCATCGACAGCATCATCATCGGCTACGCCAAGCAGAACCTGTCCTGCTTCCTCGCCGACCTCCGCCTCGTCATGGACGTCATCCCCGGGGACATGGTGGTCAACGCCATGATGGCGGCCGTGGTGGCGCACTCGGAGGCGttcgcgccgccgctgccgcagGTGGTGGTGTACCACGCCACCTCGTCGCTGCGCAACCCGGCCACCTACGACGTGCTCTACCAGTCCGGACGCCGCCATTTCTACGAGAACCCGCGCGTCGGCAAGGACGGCAGGGTCATCCCCACCAGGGAGATGTACTTCTTCACCAGCATCGCCAGGTTCCACCTCTACATGACTCTCATCTACAAGGTGCCATTAGAG ATTCTGCACCTTGTGAATCTGCTGCTCTGTGGCCTTCTCTCGCggctctacaacgacctcaaccgcAAGTACAAGTTTGTGATGCATCTGGTTGACGTCTACGGCCCATTCGCCTTCTTCAAAGGATG CTTCGATGACATAAACCTGGAGCGGCTAAGGCTGGCAATGGCGATGAAGACCCCTGAGGATCAAATGTTCAATTTCGACCCTAAGACCATCGACTGGGACGATTACTTCACCAGAATCCACATCCCTGGTATTCTCAAGTATGTGTGCAAGTGA